TGTTATAATGGAAGAGACACTTTACTTCATCGTGTTGATAATCTTATCGCAagtacatgttataacaggagcaGGAGGTAGAGGAGCATATACACACAGTAAGTTACAAAAAACATATCTATATAGTATTATTTACGTGtgttatttttgatttgtatttttttttcacatgtgtTACTGATTTTTTCTCAtagaatttaataaattattatgtaaCTTTTCTAtcagatattttttaatgataaagcGATAAATATATATGCTAGGAATCAATAGGCgctaaatattatttaaaaaatgtaccaATTACGACAATGTCAAACTTTTTGGTAATCACGGTTAACTGCGCCATTTTACCAAGATGTCATTTACATAAATAcacgtacatgtattataattaatatgtCGACTTCATGACTGAACacctattaaaataaataatacaaataaataagtaGTTTGGTTATTAGGCAGACCACGTTATTGTATCGTCCTGGGGATTCATGAACTATTTTCCACTGGACGttttataagaataagaaaACTGCTTTCAGTAAAATTCTTTGCATCATGATTATTTTATCATTCccatttattacatatattctttaaaacattttacctTAGAAAAAACCCACAGATACTCATCTAAATCTATGAAACACgttcaataaatgttttcattattttcgtttttcatttctatttttaattcaCTTTTGACCGTTCAACATTggtatcaatttgtttttgttcccTGGAAATGTGCTGATTACTATCTATTTCCGTATACTGAAAATTCATGAAGGAATATTAGTCGCCATTTTATATAGCATacctgtatttaaaaaaaatattgttttgtaatattttttgtgaCTGTTTATCTTAAATAGGCACTCATGTCCTTCTTCAATCATTTTCCTATATGAAGCAATTaaatgtcatttggtctcttctGGAGAGTTATATCATTGCAATCATacgacatcttctttttttattaactgtgaGGTTTGTTACTAGTGCTGTAGGGATGCAGTAGAATGTGACCCTGTGTTTGTAGTGTATGaccttatatttttacaatgagaGATTTTGGTTTGTGAGAGAGCTGTCTCTATATTCCATGAAATAACTGTTCtattacaaatgtacttttactatatattttctGTGTCATGGTGTCTTCGGTCTCTTCTGAAGAAttatttcattgacaatcataccacatctttcccggtcaggaatatgacagttgtatccattcgtttgatgtttgaTGCAATCacagtgtgagtggggcatccgtgtactacgaacacattcttgtttatatatagattagaccgttggttttcctgtttgtatggttttacacttgtcattttagtgaggtctttatagcttgctgttcggtgtgagcaaagaCACCGTGTTGAAGATCGTACttgtaatggtttacttctacgaattgtgacttggatggagagttgtctcattggcacccatacaatctcttcttatatctatttacatttTAGGTAGCTACTATTTCGATGATATCGTTTAATGAAAAAAGTAATGTAATAcaaattgacatgaaatataaaaaacaatataattgaaaaaaaaaatcactaaaattgtgttaatataaaaaagaagatgtggtatgattgccaatgagacaactatccacaaaagaccaaaatgacacaaacattaacaactatacgtcactgtacggccttcaacaatgagcaaagcccataccgcatagtcagctataaaaggccccgataagacaatgtaaaacaattcaatcgagaaaactaacggccttatttaagtaaataaatgaatataaaacaaatatgtaacgcataaacgaacgacaaccactgaattacaggcttcttacttgggacatgcacataaataaataatgtggcgggattaaacataatagcgggatcccaaccctgcCCCTAACCTGGGAAAGTcgtataacagtacaatataataattaatacTCTGCTAACCACGTCCCTGTGCATTACATCACTGTTTTGTAAATATCTACAAAGGGCACGTTAGTTTTAGATGGAAGACGATACAGACTTGATTATctcaaatttgatataattcataatatttatttaatttatactaTTTATTATATCCATTTTATTCAtactatttataatatttattttattcatgctatttataatattcatttgattcatactatttataatatttatttgattcatactatttataatattcattttattcattctatttataatactagtattcattttattcatactattattaatattcattttattcaaactatTCATAATACtcatattattcataaaattcaatatacaaataagtgagatgaataaatctaaaacaccgaaattacattgtcaaaatcaaatgaacaaaATACCTAGGATAAGAATGCCATGTGAGTTAACTATTGAATTCATATCATATTTGAGGCAAAtgaaaatttcaactttttaacaatacaaaagTGGCATTTGCTCCCATACATTGTGGAtgaatttaaatgcattttatgcaCTAATGGATATCGGTTATAtgaaggatgtacttaggtgatctaaggtaaaattaaataaatcaagaattcaaaattgacacttaaagtttaaaaagtaCTTGTCGAGGATCAAAATAggcaaaaaaattatatatgtcgagatatttgatttataaaatatgacgagaaaaggctgactcggacttttaccttattgcattggtatttttttggtctcaaatcaaaacaaagaaaatcaagaatctgcttaaattttgtcaaatgaccttttatgagcTTTTTTAAGTCTTATGTTTAAAGATAAATAGGTGCTATGGGGCAAACTATTCTACCTTGCATCGTAAGGAAAAAACACCAAGGAATCCGAACAAGTAATAAACTCTCCCTATAATGCAATTTGGAATGCAGTTCTCCTTTTGTTGAAGAGCAAATGTAATTCTGTTATGTATTAAATCATTGTTAAAAAGTTTTCATTTCCGATAATCtcatacttatattttttttgtagtgaAGTACTGTGAATCCAAGCTTTATAATCCCCGGTATCAGACTTGCTGTGACGGCGTGATAACTGTTCCTGGAGGATGGCCATGTTGCAAAACAGAGGTTTATAATTCAGAAAATGCTATTTGCTGTAAAGATAAAATTCATTATAAGAAAGGTGCGTCCTGCTGCAAGGACGAGGCATATAATCCGGAATATGAAACATGTTGCGATGAAAAGATATATTCTGTAAAGGACGGAAATTGCTGCGGTGAGAAACTTTATGACCCAAGGACAGAGAAATGTTGCAAAGGATCGATAAATGATAAAGTAGAATCATTTTACCAGTGTTGCTCAGACACGGCATACAATCCTTTGCACGACACATGTTGTTCCGGTAAACTTTATCCAGAAAGGGATCTACAGTGTTGTGGAGAAAAGTCTTACAATCCTTTACACGAATCATGTTGTTCCGGTAATCTGTATTTACACAGTGGACTAAAGTGTTGTGGAGACACCACATACAATCCTTTGCATGGAACATGTTGTTCCGGTAAACTGTATTCACAAGGAGGACTACAGTGTTGTGGCGACACAACATACAATCCTTTGCATGGGACATGTTGTTCTGGCAATCTGTATCCACACAGTGGACTACAGTGTTGTGGAGGCTCGGGTTACAGTCCTTTGCACCACACGTGTTGTTCTGGTAAACTGTATTCAATAGGAGGGCTAGAGTGTATCAGTTGTGGAGGCGAGAGTTATAGCCCTTTACATGAAACATGCTGTTCCGGTAAACTGTATCCTCACAGTGGACTACAGTGTTGTGGAGACTCGGGTTACAGTCCTTTGCACCAAACGTGTTGTTCCGATAAATTGTATTCAATAGGAGGGCTAGAGTGTAACAGTTGTGGAGGCGAGAGTTACAGTCCTTTACATGAAACATGTTGTTTCGGTAAACTGTATCCACACAGTGGACTACAGTGTTGTGGAGACTCGGGTTACAGTCCTTTGCATCAAACGTGTTGTTCCGGTAACCTGTATTCAATTGGAGGGTTAGAGTGTAACAGTTGTGGAGGCGAGAGTTATAGCCCTTTACATGAAACATGTTGTTCCGGTAAACTTTATCCACACAGTGGACTACAGTGTTGTGGAGACTCGGCTTACAGTCCTTTGCATCACACATGTTGCAATGGAATTGTTTATGAACCAAGTGGTTTATCATGTTGTGGTACACAGGCATATGACTCTTCTATTCTGTCATGCTGCAATGGCAAGATCACGCATGTATACTCTATATGTTCCACAGACAGGCGGTCAATGAGTGATTATAAGGAAGTGCTTAGAAGATTTTCTCCATTGTTGATTTTTTGAGAATAGGATAACATTTTAGAAACAAGACTTTAAGACGTCAATCGAAAACGATATATCAATGAAAGATGGGACAGCACTAACGGTCAGATACagtaaacaaaagtaaaaaaaaattacaagtatTCGATGTGCAATTacataattttcttatttttaagttGCTATATATAGTCAAACCGGACTGTTAAAGAAAAGGGGAAAGACTTTTTCTAgggaaatttcaaaagaaaaaaaatcaatagacaTCCGAAAAGATCATCGCGGATTATAAATAGATGAAGCCATAAAATATTCGATGAAGAACGctgaaattttgatataaaaggAGATGTCAACATAACGAAAAGTTTCAGTGTTTGTTAACACCGTTTTAGTTAAAGCAGACTGGATGCACACGTTCAATTTAAAAACTACAATGCGGGATTTTTACgtcaataaaacaacaaaagttGCTGTAGACATGATAAAGAgcatacaaaaagtaaaatattggCAACGAAAGGAATCAGAAGTTTTAGTTTTATCATTGAATGTAGACAAGTTAATATGGTAATCATATTACCTGAAGacatttacaaattgaaaaactgCTCAACTCCTGTGTACAAAACTATAGCCATTATACTTCCAAAGTTTGTTATTTCCAATAAGTTGGATTTGAAGGGCTATTTA
This is a stretch of genomic DNA from Mytilus trossulus isolate FHL-02 chromosome 6, PNRI_Mtr1.1.1.hap1, whole genome shotgun sequence. It encodes these proteins:
- the LOC134721908 gene encoding galaxin-like, with the protein product MEETLYFIVLIILSQVHVITGAGGRGAYTHMKYCESKLYNPRYQTCCDGVITVPGGWPCCKTEVYNSENAICCKDKIHYKKGASCCKDEAYNPEYETCCDEKIYSVKDGNCCGEKLYDPRTEKCCKGSINDKVESFYQCCSDTAYNPLHDTCCSGKLYPERDLQCCGEKSYNPLHESCCSGNLYLHSGLKCCGDTTYNPLHGTCCSGKLYSQGGLQCCGDTTYNPLHGTCCSGNLYPHSGLQCCGGSGYSPLHHTCCSGKLYSIGGLECISCGGESYSPLHETCCSGKLYPHSGLQCCGDSGYSPLHQTCCSDKLYSIGGLECNSCGGESYSPLHETCCFGKLYPHSGLQCCGDSGYSPLHQTCCSGNLYSIGGLECNSCGGESYSPLHETCCSGKLYPHSGLQCCGDSAYSPLHHTCCNGIVYEPSGLSCCGTQAYDSSILSCCNGKITHVYSICSTDRRSMSDYKEVLRRFSPLLIF